The Thalassotalea psychrophila genome window below encodes:
- the tsaB gene encoding tRNA (adenosine(37)-N6)-threonylcarbamoyltransferase complex dimerization subunit type 1 TsaB, which yields MNYLAIDASTEACSVALTFQGEIYSRYELCPQSHSLLLLPMVDEVLQEAGVKLNQLDGLIYGRGPGSFTGVRIGIGVAQGLGYSAKLKLVGVSTLQTMAQLAYLNHGHSQVISAIDARMNEAYCGLFAVDENQIMQALIPEAVIAPELVDELTKQARISANLVGVGSAWAAYPQQLSNIEQLIINQNVEFPNAVAMLPIGIKEFENGNALAAQDAQPVYLRDTVTWKKLPGRE from the coding sequence GTGAATTACTTGGCCATTGATGCCTCTACAGAAGCTTGTTCTGTAGCCTTGACATTTCAAGGTGAAATTTATAGCCGTTATGAGTTATGCCCGCAATCACACAGTTTATTGTTACTGCCTATGGTCGACGAAGTCTTACAAGAAGCAGGGGTTAAACTGAACCAGTTAGATGGCTTGATCTATGGTCGTGGTCCAGGAAGTTTTACCGGTGTGAGAATTGGTATAGGCGTAGCGCAAGGGTTAGGGTATTCGGCCAAGTTAAAGTTGGTCGGTGTTTCAACATTGCAAACCATGGCGCAGTTAGCGTATTTAAATCATGGTCACAGCCAGGTGATTTCGGCTATTGATGCCCGAATGAATGAGGCTTATTGTGGGCTGTTCGCTGTTGATGAAAACCAGATCATGCAAGCTTTAATTCCTGAAGCCGTAATCGCTCCTGAGCTTGTAGATGAATTAACTAAACAAGCTAGAATTTCAGCTAATTTAGTCGGCGTCGGAAGCGCTTGGGCTGCTTATCCGCAGCAACTGAGCAATATTGAACAGTTAATTATTAATCAAAATGTTGAATTTCCTAATGCTGTTGCCATGTTACCTATTGGTATAAAAGAGTTTGAAAATGGCAATGCTCTTGCCGCTCAAGATGCTCAACCTGTGTATTTACGTGATACGGTTACCTGGAAAAAATTACCGGGTAGAGAATAA
- a CDS encoding ATP-dependent DNA helicase: MTSLTTSVAKAFASDGPLAKVIPGFNPRQAQVEMATEVEVAIQKKTNLIVEAGTGTGKTFAYLIPALASKKKVIVSTGTKNLQEQLFHKDLPLVKKALNSGHKTALLKGRSNYLCLFRLEENFSSSSEKRHQVGGALNAQTLQDLVAVRQWSSITQSGDIGELTNVAEDSLIFGQITSTTDNCLGRNCPDYEKCYLVKARERAIEADLIVVNHHLFFADMALKDTGFGELIPKSDVVIFDEAHQLGDIASEYFGQAFSTKQLLELALDCLQQYKVDLTDVKQLAKAAEKLQRAAGDFRLLFAQDPERGNWRHKVNQPQFSRAFAQLHTDLKFLFDVLKICVSRSEAIDNCFDRATELLTKYDIMNNTEEFGMSLWYETTRRHVVLHQTPLSVADKFQHFIDESDSAWVFTSATLAVNGSFSHFSEELGLAKAKQLLLESPFNYPAQSKLFVPRYLPEANHHTRGQALVNIAIPLIKASNGSCFLLFTSYRMLNQVAELLSDEIDNPLLVQGQMAKSVLLDNFVEQKNAVLLATASFWEGVDVRGDNLTCVIIDKLPFSAPDEPLLQAKSEDVKRKGGDPFGQIQLPQAVIALKQGVGRLIRDVSDQGVLAICDSRIVNRPYGQVFLASLPDMDRTRDINSAVKFLQRINTAKNIDNDID, encoded by the coding sequence ATGACCAGCTTAACTACCTCTGTTGCTAAAGCTTTTGCTAGTGATGGTCCTCTTGCTAAAGTTATTCCCGGATTTAATCCTCGCCAAGCACAAGTTGAAATGGCAACTGAAGTGGAAGTTGCCATACAAAAGAAGACTAATTTAATTGTAGAAGCTGGCACAGGTACAGGTAAAACTTTTGCCTACCTTATTCCTGCATTAGCTTCAAAAAAGAAAGTAATTGTTTCAACAGGAACAAAAAATTTGCAGGAGCAGCTTTTTCATAAAGACCTACCTCTCGTTAAAAAAGCCTTAAACAGTGGCCATAAAACGGCGCTGCTAAAAGGCCGTTCTAATTACTTATGCTTATTTCGTTTAGAAGAAAATTTTTCCAGTTCATCTGAAAAACGTCATCAAGTAGGTGGCGCGCTAAATGCGCAAACATTGCAAGATCTTGTTGCTGTAAGGCAATGGTCAAGCATTACTCAATCTGGAGATATTGGCGAATTAACAAATGTTGCTGAAGATTCCTTAATATTTGGTCAAATTACCTCTACTACTGATAATTGTTTAGGCCGAAACTGTCCTGACTATGAAAAGTGTTACTTAGTTAAAGCTAGAGAAAGAGCGATTGAGGCAGACCTAATTGTTGTAAATCATCATCTATTTTTTGCTGATATGGCACTTAAAGATACTGGCTTTGGTGAGTTAATTCCTAAATCTGATGTAGTAATTTTTGATGAAGCCCATCAATTAGGCGATATTGCCAGTGAGTATTTTGGTCAAGCTTTTTCGACCAAGCAATTACTTGAGCTTGCCCTTGATTGTTTACAGCAATATAAAGTTGATTTAACCGATGTAAAGCAGCTTGCCAAGGCGGCTGAAAAGTTACAACGTGCGGCAGGGGATTTTAGGCTGCTTTTTGCTCAAGATCCTGAACGAGGAAATTGGCGTCATAAAGTGAATCAGCCACAATTTTCTCGAGCCTTTGCTCAACTGCATACCGATTTAAAGTTTTTATTTGATGTTTTAAAAATATGTGTGTCACGCAGTGAAGCGATAGACAATTGTTTTGATAGAGCAACTGAGCTATTAACTAAATACGATATAATGAATAATACTGAAGAGTTTGGTATGAGTTTATGGTATGAAACTACCCGTCGCCATGTTGTATTGCATCAAACACCGTTGTCTGTAGCCGATAAATTTCAACATTTCATTGATGAATCAGACTCTGCATGGGTGTTTACCTCAGCAACCTTAGCGGTAAATGGAAGTTTTAGTCATTTTAGTGAAGAGCTAGGGTTAGCAAAAGCAAAGCAATTATTACTGGAAAGTCCATTTAATTACCCTGCGCAATCAAAACTGTTTGTGCCTAGATATTTACCAGAAGCAAATCACCACACTCGGGGCCAAGCGTTAGTTAATATTGCGATACCATTGATAAAAGCCAGTAACGGCAGTTGTTTTTTATTGTTCACCTCTTATCGAATGCTAAATCAAGTAGCTGAGTTATTAAGCGATGAAATCGATAACCCTTTATTGGTACAAGGACAAATGGCGAAGAGTGTGTTGTTAGATAACTTTGTTGAACAAAAAAATGCGGTGTTATTGGCAACCGCCTCTTTTTGGGAAGGGGTTGATGTTAGAGGTGATAACTTAACTTGTGTTATCATCGATAAATTGCCGTTTAGCGCACCCGATGAACCATTACTGCAAGCTAAAAGTGAAGATGTTAAACGCAAAGGCGGAGATCCCTTTGGACAAATTCAACTCCCGCAGGCGGTTATTGCGTTGAAGCAAGGTGTTGGCCGGTTAATTCGAGATGTGAGCGATCAAGGTGTACTCGCTATATGTGATAGCCGTATAGTCAATCGCCCATACGGACAAGTATTCTTAGCAAGTTTGCCTGATATGGATCGAACCAGAGATATAAATAGTGCGGTTAAATTTTTACAGCGTATCAATACCGCAAAAAACATCGATAATGATATAGACTAA
- the hisG gene encoding ATP phosphoribosyltransferase, whose translation MTTTDKQRLRIAIQKSGRLSDESQSLFKRCGMKINLADRRLLAHVANMPIDLMLVRSSDIPGLVMDGVCDLGIVGDNTLEEHALERDLTNENSDYNKIMSLKFGGCRLSIALPEETEYKGIQSLDGLRLATTYPRLLTRFGDDNNIKFEFCKLNGSVEVAPRVGLADGICDLVSTGTTLEANGLKEVEVIYQSKAALIQGSQPLSAEKQKTLNTLIPRIEGVLKAKESKYIMMHAPKNKLNEVVALMPGSETPTVLPLAERDDRVAIHMVSTETFFWETMEELKELGCNSILVMPIEKMMG comes from the coding sequence ATGACTACAACCGACAAACAAAGACTTAGAATTGCCATTCAAAAATCTGGCCGCCTAAGTGATGAATCACAAAGCTTATTTAAGCGTTGTGGTATGAAAATTAACTTAGCCGATCGTCGTTTGTTAGCTCATGTAGCAAATATGCCAATTGACTTAATGCTGGTGCGCAGCTCTGACATTCCAGGTTTAGTAATGGATGGCGTATGTGATCTAGGTATTGTTGGTGATAACACCCTAGAAGAACACGCATTAGAGCGCGATCTAACTAATGAAAATAGTGACTACAATAAAATAATGTCATTAAAATTTGGTGGTTGTCGTTTATCAATTGCTTTACCGGAAGAGACTGAATATAAGGGAATTCAAAGTTTAGACGGACTGCGTTTAGCGACTACTTACCCAAGATTATTAACGCGTTTTGGTGATGATAATAATATCAAATTTGAATTTTGTAAGCTTAATGGCTCAGTAGAGGTTGCACCGCGAGTTGGTTTAGCCGATGGTATTTGTGACTTAGTATCAACTGGTACAACATTAGAAGCAAATGGCTTAAAAGAAGTTGAAGTTATTTATCAATCTAAAGCGGCGTTAATTCAAGGCAGTCAGCCTTTATCAGCAGAAAAGCAAAAGACACTAAATACCTTAATTCCTCGTATTGAAGGTGTATTAAAAGCCAAAGAAAGTAAATACATCATGATGCACGCACCAAAAAACAAGTTGAATGAAGTAGTCGCGCTTATGCCAGGCAGTGAAACACCGACAGTTTTACCATTAGCAGAGCGTGATGACAGAGTTGCAATACACATGGTAAGTACTGAAACATTCTTTTGGGAAACTATGGAAGAGCTTAAAGAACTCGGCTGTAATTCAATTTTGGTTATGCCAATTGAAAAAATGATGGGATAG